One Janthinobacterium sp. TB1-E2 genomic region harbors:
- a CDS encoding M56 family metallopeptidase, translating into MSGFVPALGWTLLHFLWQALLIGCATALAWTALRNARPEARYAVGCGALLACLAWPAAGLYLRLAGGDATGSLYSSALLPAALLAPDSLPDLDLLLRAVVGVWALCAAVLAVRMALGMLWIERSARNTGATHGPLQTRLSRMAHDAGVTRPVRLRVLDNIASPLTAGIWRPMVLVPAALLTGMPPHLLDALLAHELAHIRRHDYLINLLQNAIEALLFFHPAVWWISRGVRLEREHIADDFAARQLGEPRRLALALSELERLQFSTHHLAQAANGGDLMSRIKRLLRPAPHTLNWKAAVPLLALAGACLGIYGQAVAADSAPVLERRPIVDFGVCGKPVWPASSRQAKEEGTVNMSFDVDAAGKVTGSSVVKSSGHPALDEAARTGIAKCTFKPALAGGKPVSASVKVQYVWRLK; encoded by the coding sequence ATGAGCGGCTTCGTGCCAGCACTGGGCTGGACCCTGCTGCACTTCCTGTGGCAAGCCTTGCTGATCGGCTGCGCCACGGCGCTGGCGTGGACAGCCCTGCGCAATGCGCGTCCTGAGGCGCGCTACGCCGTCGGTTGCGGCGCCCTGCTGGCATGCCTGGCATGGCCGGCGGCGGGCCTGTATCTGCGCCTGGCCGGTGGCGACGCCACGGGCTCCCTGTACTCCAGCGCCTTGCTGCCGGCCGCCCTGCTGGCACCCGACAGCCTGCCCGACCTGGACCTGCTGCTGCGCGCCGTCGTTGGCGTTTGGGCCCTGTGCGCCGCCGTGCTGGCCGTGCGCATGGCGCTGGGCATGCTGTGGATAGAGCGCAGCGCAAGGAACACGGGCGCCACGCATGGACCACTGCAGACCAGGCTGTCGCGCATGGCGCACGATGCGGGCGTGACGCGGCCCGTGCGGCTGCGCGTGCTCGACAACATCGCCAGCCCGCTCACGGCCGGCATCTGGCGCCCCATGGTGCTGGTGCCCGCCGCGCTGTTGACCGGCATGCCGCCGCACCTGCTCGACGCGCTGCTGGCGCACGAACTGGCGCACATCCGGCGCCACGATTATCTGATCAACCTGCTGCAAAACGCCATCGAGGCGCTGCTGTTCTTCCACCCTGCCGTCTGGTGGATTTCACGCGGCGTGCGCCTCGAGCGCGAACACATTGCAGATGATTTCGCAGCAAGACAACTGGGCGAACCGCGGCGTCTGGCTCTTGCACTTTCGGAACTGGAACGCCTCCAGTTCTCAACCCACCACCTGGCCCAGGCGGCCAACGGAGGAGATCTCATGTCACGTATCAAACGATTGCTGCGCCCCGCACCACACACCCTGAACTGGAAGGCGGCCGTGCCGCTGCTGGCCCTGGCCGGCGCCTGCCTCGGCATCTACGGCCAGGCCGTCGCCGCCGACAGCGCGCCCGTGCTCGAGCGCCGCCCCATCGTCGACTTTGGCGTCTGCGGCAAACCGGTCTGGCCAGCCTCATCGCGGCAGGCGAAGGAAGAGGGCACGGTCAACATGTCCTTCGACGTGGATGCCGCCGGCAAGGTAACGGGTTCGAGCGTCGTCAAAAGCAGCGGCCACCCGGCCCTCGACGAGGCGGCGCGCACCGGCATCGCCAAGTGCACGTTCAAGCCGGCCCTCGCCGGCGGCAAGCCTGTCAGCGCCAGCGTCAAGGTGCAATACGTCTGGCGCCTGAAGTAA
- a CDS encoding BlaI/MecI/CopY family transcriptional regulator, whose translation MAKTHDIPKPTAAELDLLQALWPLGAATAKQVHEAMALAKPAITYGTVLRLMQIMHGKGLLIRDESQRSHVYAPAQAQDSLQTNLLKELMQKAFAGSAKALVLAALRTGVSRAEREEIEKMLKDDQS comes from the coding sequence ATGGCCAAGACGCACGACATCCCGAAACCGACGGCAGCCGAACTCGATCTGCTGCAGGCGCTGTGGCCGCTGGGCGCCGCCACGGCCAAGCAGGTGCACGAGGCGATGGCGCTGGCCAAGCCGGCCATCACGTATGGCACCGTGCTGCGCCTGATGCAGATCATGCACGGCAAGGGCTTGCTGATCCGCGACGAAAGCCAGCGCTCGCACGTATATGCGCCGGCGCAGGCGCAGGACAGCCTGCAGACGAATCTGCTCAAGGAATTGATGCAGAAGGCCTTTGCCGGTTCGGCCAAGGCGCTGGTGCTGGCGGCGCTGCGCACGGGCGTGTCGCGTGCCGAACGCGAGGAAATCGAAAAAATGCTCAAGGACGATCAGTCATGA